One genomic window of Pelmatolapia mariae isolate MD_Pm_ZW linkage group LG5, Pm_UMD_F_2, whole genome shotgun sequence includes the following:
- the LOC134627138 gene encoding G-protein coupled receptor 84-like — protein MMNQTNHTEDVFSCYSPSVEIYRYFAVLWGCAVTITGTVGNLMTVLAFALDPRLRTRFNVLIVNLAVADLLYCTILQPISIDSYLHLRWRSGHLWCRIFGLLLFLSNSVSIITLCLVAVGRYLLVAKRAVFDRVFSNHGLTLLIIFAWALGLVSFGPLWSVYVFVPQVCTCSFHRTEGRPYTTILLFFYFFIGLGFVGAFYLLIYKKVQAASQALLRYRLSRRSSKTKPASSVQGTDDSGVESGIKTCTSDLSSHEISQNMDVKNQDVTCEKSSFFTTSNDTALNSSAAKKPSTDIIEKPPTTTPAKTAHSSHSATSGDDSEFKRVTRMCFTVFLCFVFCFVPFLLLNIADKQNRAPQVLHMFCANLTWLNSCINPVLYAIMNRQFRQAYHVVLSKMAAPFTRLYGR, from the coding sequence ATGATGAATCAAACAAACCACACCGAGGATGTCTTCTCCTGCTACAGTCCTTCTGTTGAAATCTACCGGTACTTCGCTGTGCTGTGGGGATGTGCTGTAACCATCACAGGTACGGTCGGGAACCTGATGACTGTTCTGGCTTTCGCTTTAGACCCACGTCTGAGGACTCGCTTCAATGTGCTCATTGTCAACCTGGCTGTCGCTGATCTCTTGTACTGCACCATCCTGCAGCCCATCTCCATCGACTCCTATCTACACCTCAGGTGGCGCAGTGGTCATCTGTGGTGCAGAATCTTCggcctgctcctcttcctctccaacTCTGTCTCCATCATTACCCTCTGCCTGGTAGCAGTGGGCAGATATCTCCTGGTTGCAAAGAGAGCTGTGTTTGACCGTGTTTTTTCTAACCACGGTCTTACTTTACTCATCATCTTTGCGTGGGCGCTCGGCCTGGTCAGCTTTGGTCCACTCTGGTCTGTCTATGTGTTTGTGCCACAGGTGTGCACATGCAGCTTCCATCGTACCGAGGGTCGTCCTTACACCACCATCCTGctatttttctacttttttattGGTCTGGGCTTTGTTGGTGCATTCTACCTGCTAATTTACAAAAAAGTTCAGGCTGCATCACAGGCTCTGCTCCGCTACAGACTCAGCCGCCGGTCATCCAAGACAAAACCAGCATCTTCAGTTCAAGGGACTGATGACAGCGGTGTGGAGAGCGGCATAAAGACATGCACCTCTGATCTGAGCAGCCATGAAATATCCCAAAACATGGATGTGAAAAATCAAGATGTGACCTGTGAAAAGTCTTCCTTTTTCACCACAAGCAATGACACAGCCTTAAATTCATCAGCAGCAAAGAAGCCTTCCACTGATATCATCGAAAAACCACCTACAACCACACCTGCTAAAACAGCCCACTCATCGCATTCTGCAACCTCAGGGGACGACAGTGAATTCAAGCGTGTGACACGGATGTGTTTCactgttttcctctgttttgtgtTCTGCTTTGTCCCATTTCTGTTGCTAAACATAGCCGACAAACAGAACCGCGCCCCACAGGTATTGCACATGTTCTGTGCCAATCTCACCTGGCTCAACAGCTGCATTAACCCTGTGCTGTATGCCATCATGAACCGCCAGTTTCGACAGGCCTATCATGTGGTGCTCAGTAAGATGGCGGCTCCTTTTACCCGCCTCTACGGCAGGTAA
- the LOC134628210 gene encoding G-protein coupled receptor 84-like, giving the protein MMNQTNHTKDVLSCYSPSVEIYRYFAVLWGCAVTITGTVGNLMTILAFAFDPRLRTRFNVLIVNLAASDLLYCTILQPFSIDSYLHLRWRSSELWCRVFGLLVCLSNSVSIFTLCLIALSRYLLVAKRVMFDRVFSKRGLVLLLVSAWTFSLVSFGPLWSVYVFVPQVCTCSFHRTRGHPYTTILLVFSFLVGLSFVGAFYLLIYKHVLVATQALLRYRFSQQSSRRKPTPDQETDDSSVNSVITNTCSQTELVQGIEAAGEKSCQSAQSSLKTLKTEPPSEADLAPPTPTNAMLASHLTVAVDKKEIKHITRMCLTVFLCFVFCYVPFVLLNTADKPNHAPQVLYMFFTNLTWLNSCINPVLYAVMNRGFRQAYHMLLTKAAEPFTHLCIRHTDQR; this is encoded by the coding sequence ATGATGAATCAAACAAACCACACCAAGGACGTTCTCTCCTGCTACAGTCCTTCTGTTGAAATCTACCGGTACTTTGCTGTGCTGTGGGGATGTGCTGTAACCATCACAGGTACGGTGGGGAACCTGATGACTATTCTGGCTTTTGCCTTTGACCCACGTCTGAGGACTCGCTTCAATGTGCTCATTGTCAACTTGGCTGCATCTGATCTCTTGTACTGCACCATCCTGCAGCCCTTCTCCATCGACTCCTATCTACACCTCAGGTGGCGCAGCAGTGAGCTGTGGTGCAGAGTCTTCGGCCTGCTCGTCTGCCTCTCCAACTCTGTTTCCATTTTCACTCTCTGCCTGATTGCATTGAGTAGATATCTCCTGGTTGCAAAGAGAGTTATGTTTGACCGTGTTTTTTCTAAACGTGGTCTTGTTTTACTCCTTGTCTCTGCGTGGACATTCAGCCTGGTCAGCTTTGGTCCACTCTGGTCTGTCTATGTATTTGTGCCACAGGTGTGCACATGCAGCTTCCATCGTACCCGGGGTCATCCTTACACCACCATCCTGCTAGTTTTCAGCTTTCTTGTTGGCCTGAGCTTTGTTGGTGCATTCTACCTGCTCATTTACAAACATGTCCTGGTGGCAACACAAGCTCTGCTCCGTTACAGGTTCAGCCAACAGTCATCCAGGAGGAAACCAACACCAGATCAAGAGACTGACGATAGTAGTGTAAATTCTGTCATAACAAACACGTGCAGCCAGACAGAACTGGTTCAGGGTATAGAGGCAGCTGGTGAAAAGTCCTGCCAGTCTGCTCAAAGTTCACTTAAGACCTTAAAAACTGAGCCCCCATCTGAAGCTGACCTTGCACCACCTACTCCCACAAATGCAATGCTCGCATCACACTTGACAGTTGCAGTGGATAAAAAGGAAATTAAGCACATAACACGGATGTGCTTAactgtttttctgtgctttgtGTTCTGCTATGTCCCCTTTGTGCTGCTGAACACAGCCGACAAACCGAACCACGCCCCTCAGGTACTATACATGTTCTTTACCAACCTCACCTGGCTCAACAGCTGCATCAACCCCGTGCTCTATGCTGTCATGAATCGTGGGTTTCGACAGGCTTATCACATGCTGCTCACCAAGGCTGCTGAACCTTTCACCCACCTGTGTATCCGTCACACAGATCAGCGTTGA
- the LOC134627139 gene encoding zinc finger protein 385A-like isoform X2, producing MILGGVNRPGPVPAFLRSPPVIPPPLDMKPFLQFSLESPHPASIGLFHNFNTMDPVQKAVMTHTFGPPMMKTKRPIISCNVCQIRFNSESQAEAHYKGNRHARRVKGIETSKTTRLQDGDKQHHPPPASPSPPGPLPSSPEPDPNNNKQDDNQSCPNSKESPSTPSCLPTSTPSSADTECPLLPSVNTPLPPSPSPSAALSTPSADSAAPAAAGLLDTPSPAPSPSSGESEEEKAKKLLYCSLCKVAVNSLSQLEAHNKGTKHKTILEARSGLGPIKAYPRLGPKPSPEQGGELSSDPNTQERTFHCEICNVRVNSELQLKQHISSRRHRDGVAGKPNPLLSRHKKRTDFMELPKTLGAGLLPNPLAVAAAMAAAASSNQLALRPPGPASHPHPHPHHHLLQGTPLSLLRPAPGPIRTTHGPILFTPY from the exons GAGGTGTAAACCGCCCAGGGCCTGTCCCTGCCTTCCTCAGGAGCCCACCTGTCATCCCACCTCCACTGGATATGAAGCCGTTCCTCCAGTTCTCCCTGGAATCGCCTCACCCAGCCAGCATCGGCCTCTTCCACAACTTTAACACA ATGGACCCTGTCCAAAAGGCTGTGATGACGCACACCTTTGGGCCACCTATGATGAAGACAAAGCGGCCAATCATCTCCTGCAACGTCTGTCAAATACGCTTCAACTCAGAG AGCCAGGCAGAAGCCCACTATAAAGGGAACCGTCATGCTCGAAGGGTGAAGGGTATCGAGACTTCCAAAACAACCCGTCTCCAAGATGGTGACAAGCAACACCATCCCCCTCCTGCTTCACCCTCCCCGCCAGGCCCTTTACCATCCAGCCCTGAGCCTGATCCTAACAATAATAAACAGG ATGACAATCAGTCCTGTCCCAACTCTAAAGAGTCCCCGTCAACCCCTAGCTGCCTTCCTACTTCCACACCAAGCTCAGCAGATACAGAGTGCCCCCTCTTGCCTTCTGTCAACACGCCTTTGCCACCGTCTCCTTCCCCTTCTGCAGCCCTCAGTACACCCTCTGCAGATTCtgcagcaccagcagcagctgGTCTTCTTGACACCCCGTCCCCAGCACCCAGCCCATCTTCAGGAGAGTCGGAGGAAGAGAAAGCCAAAAAGCTTCTCTACTGCTCCCTTTGCAAAGTGGCTGTTAATTCCCTCTCACAACTGGAGGCACACAACAAAG GTACCAAACACAAAACTATTCTGGAGGCTCGAAGTGGACTGGGACCGATTAAAGCTTACCCACGCTTGGGTCCTAAACCCAGCCCTGAGCAGGGAGGGGAGCTCTCCTCCGACCCTAACACTCAGGAACGCACCTTCCACTGTGAGATCTGCAACGTCAGAGTCAACTCTGAGCTGCAGCTTAAACAG CATATATCTAGCCGGAGGCACCGCGATGGAGTCGCAGGGAAACCTAATCCTCTTCTCAGTCGGCACAAGAAGCGCACAGACTTTATG gaacTTCCAAAAACCCTAGGGGCTGGACTTTTACCAAATCCTCTGGCTGTTGCTGCAGCAATGGCAGCAGCAGCGTCCTCAAATCAGCTGGCACTACGTCCTCCCGGCCCAGCCtcccatcctcatcctcacccTCATCACCACCTCCTACAGGGAACACCCCTCAGCCTGCTGAGGCCAGCCCCAGGACCCATCCGCACCACACACGGGCCAATCCTCTTCACTCCTTATTAA
- the LOC134627139 gene encoding zinc finger protein 385A-like isoform X1: MWGSGGVNRPGPVPAFLRSPPVIPPPLDMKPFLQFSLESPHPASIGLFHNFNTMDPVQKAVMTHTFGPPMMKTKRPIISCNVCQIRFNSESQAEAHYKGNRHARRVKGIETSKTTRLQDGDKQHHPPPASPSPPGPLPSSPEPDPNNNKQDDNQSCPNSKESPSTPSCLPTSTPSSADTECPLLPSVNTPLPPSPSPSAALSTPSADSAAPAAAGLLDTPSPAPSPSSGESEEEKAKKLLYCSLCKVAVNSLSQLEAHNKGTKHKTILEARSGLGPIKAYPRLGPKPSPEQGGELSSDPNTQERTFHCEICNVRVNSELQLKQHISSRRHRDGVAGKPNPLLSRHKKRTDFMELPKTLGAGLLPNPLAVAAAMAAAASSNQLALRPPGPASHPHPHPHHHLLQGTPLSLLRPAPGPIRTTHGPILFTPY; the protein is encoded by the exons GAGGTGTAAACCGCCCAGGGCCTGTCCCTGCCTTCCTCAGGAGCCCACCTGTCATCCCACCTCCACTGGATATGAAGCCGTTCCTCCAGTTCTCCCTGGAATCGCCTCACCCAGCCAGCATCGGCCTCTTCCACAACTTTAACACA ATGGACCCTGTCCAAAAGGCTGTGATGACGCACACCTTTGGGCCACCTATGATGAAGACAAAGCGGCCAATCATCTCCTGCAACGTCTGTCAAATACGCTTCAACTCAGAG AGCCAGGCAGAAGCCCACTATAAAGGGAACCGTCATGCTCGAAGGGTGAAGGGTATCGAGACTTCCAAAACAACCCGTCTCCAAGATGGTGACAAGCAACACCATCCCCCTCCTGCTTCACCCTCCCCGCCAGGCCCTTTACCATCCAGCCCTGAGCCTGATCCTAACAATAATAAACAGG ATGACAATCAGTCCTGTCCCAACTCTAAAGAGTCCCCGTCAACCCCTAGCTGCCTTCCTACTTCCACACCAAGCTCAGCAGATACAGAGTGCCCCCTCTTGCCTTCTGTCAACACGCCTTTGCCACCGTCTCCTTCCCCTTCTGCAGCCCTCAGTACACCCTCTGCAGATTCtgcagcaccagcagcagctgGTCTTCTTGACACCCCGTCCCCAGCACCCAGCCCATCTTCAGGAGAGTCGGAGGAAGAGAAAGCCAAAAAGCTTCTCTACTGCTCCCTTTGCAAAGTGGCTGTTAATTCCCTCTCACAACTGGAGGCACACAACAAAG GTACCAAACACAAAACTATTCTGGAGGCTCGAAGTGGACTGGGACCGATTAAAGCTTACCCACGCTTGGGTCCTAAACCCAGCCCTGAGCAGGGAGGGGAGCTCTCCTCCGACCCTAACACTCAGGAACGCACCTTCCACTGTGAGATCTGCAACGTCAGAGTCAACTCTGAGCTGCAGCTTAAACAG CATATATCTAGCCGGAGGCACCGCGATGGAGTCGCAGGGAAACCTAATCCTCTTCTCAGTCGGCACAAGAAGCGCACAGACTTTATG gaacTTCCAAAAACCCTAGGGGCTGGACTTTTACCAAATCCTCTGGCTGTTGCTGCAGCAATGGCAGCAGCAGCGTCCTCAAATCAGCTGGCACTACGTCCTCCCGGCCCAGCCtcccatcctcatcctcacccTCATCACCACCTCCTACAGGGAACACCCCTCAGCCTGCTGAGGCCAGCCCCAGGACCCATCCGCACCACACACGGGCCAATCCTCTTCACTCCTTATTAA